The window TACGATGGCCTAACCGCCAGCAGCGTTAATGCCCGGCCCGACATCGAACATGACCGGTTTGCATTCATGCAATATCTGTCACGCTTTATTCCCGCAGGCTTTTACTACAAAACGTTTATGTGGCCGCGCCGCTGGTGGGGAAAATATGAAGAACACATCCGCAATGCGGCTGGTCTGGGTACCGTACCTACAGAGCGCGATCCCGATCGCTATGAAAAAACCTATGCCCACTGCGATGTGCTGATTGTCGGCGCAGGGCCTGCCGGGCTTGCTGCTGCACACAGCGCCGCAAAATCAGGCGCACGGGTCATCCTGGTGGACAATCAATCAGAACCGGGTGGCAGCCTGCTGCACACAGAAACAACCATCAACGGTTCACCTGCAGCGCAATGGCTCGCTCAGATCACCGGTGAACTGGCCGGCATGCCGGAAGTTCAGGTATTGTCGCGCGCAACCGCTTTCGGTTATCAGGACAACAACCTGGTGACCGTGAGTGAACGGCTGACAGATCATCTGCCGCTGCAGCAACGCAAGGGTGTGCGCGAACGCCTGTGGAAAATCCGCGCGGCACACGCCATTCTGGCCACAGGGGCGCATGAACGCCCGATCGCTTTCGGCAACAATGACCTGCCAGGCATTTTGCTGGCGTCAGCCATCAGCACCTATATCTGCCGGTTTGGCGTGTTGCCTGGTCGACAGGCCGTCGTCTTTACCAATAATGACAGCGCCTATCAGACAGCGCTGGATCTGCACCGCCACGGCGCCCAGGTAACGGTCATTGATGCTCGCGCTACCAACGAGGCAAACGTGCCACCATCGTTCAACGAAGCAGCTATACCAATCCTGTGGCAGACCGTCGTGAGCCACGCCAATGGCAAGCGTCATATCAACAGTGTGACTGCGCGCCCCCTGAGCAGCTCTGGCAACAATGATATAAGCACACGCACACTGGCCTGCGATCTATTGGCGGTATCCGGTGGATGGAACCCAGTGGTGCACCTGTACGCCCAATCCGGCGGCAAGCCGAGCTGGAACGACGGTGACGCCTGTTTCGTACCGAACAATAAGATATCCGGACAAACATCCATTGGCGCCTGCAATGCTCAATTTGATCTGGCCGCTACACTGGAGAGTGGCGTACAGGCTGGGCGTGAGGCAGCAGCCGCGTTGGGATGGAGCGCAGCTCACGACATCTCGTGGCACACTGAATCTACGCCAGCAGAACGCATTTGCCCCTTGTGGTCAACAGCTACAGGCAAGGATATTGCCCGGGGACCCAAACAGTTTATAGACTTTCAGAATGACGTCTCTGTCGCAGATATTTACCTGGCCGTGCGCGAAGGCTATCGCAGCGTCGAACATGTCAAACGTTATACAGCCATGGGGTTTGGCACCGATCAGGGCAAACTGGGTAACATCAACGGCATGGCCGTGCTGGCCGAAGCATTGGGTCAACGCATACCGGAAACGGGCACGACCACGTTTCGTCCCAATTACACACCCGTCACTTTCGGCGCCATTGCCGGACGAGAACAGGGAGACTATTTCGACCCCATCCGCAAAAGCTGCCTGCACGAATGGCATGTTGCACGCGGCGCCGTTTTTGAAGATGTGGGAAACTGGAAACGGGCGCGCTACTATCCGCAAGGCAACGAAACCATGGAAGCGGCGGTTGCACGCGAATGCCTGGCCGTGCGCAACAGTGTCGGCCTGCTGGATTACAGCACACTGGGCAAAATTGATGTACGCGGTCCCGATGCAGTCACATTCTTGAATCGAATCTACACCAATGCCTGGACCAAGCTGGAACCCGGACGCTGCCGCTATGGCCTGATGCTCGATGAAAACGGCATGATCCTGGACGACGGTGTCAATCTCCGGCTGGCAGACAATCATTTCCTGATTTCCACCACCACCAGCGGCGCCGCTAAAGTGATGAGCTGGATGGAACGATGGTTGCAAACCGAATGGCCGGAACTGCAAGTGTATCTCACCTCGCTGACCGACCAATACGCTACCGCGACGGTTGCGGGCCCCAATGCCCGCACCGTTCTGCGGCAGGTTTGTCAGGACATAGACTTTGACAATCAGGCCTTCCCGTTTATGAGTTTCCGAAACGGCACCATCGATGAAATAAACGTACGCATTTTGCGTGTCAGCTTCTCCGGTGAACTTTCCTATGAAGTCTATATGCCTGCCAATTACGGTCGTCATATATGGGAAATGCTGATGCATGCCGGGGAGCCGTTTGGCATTGCGCCATATGGCACCGAAGCCATGCACGTGTTGCGGGCTGAAAAAGGTTTTATTATTGTCGGTCAGGATACCGACGGCTCTGCCACACCAGTAGATATGGGCATGGAGGGCATGCTGGCCAAATCCAAAGACTTTTTGGGTAAGCGCTCGCTATCGCGCAGCGACACAGCCGGCCCCAATCGCAAACAATTTGTCGGGCTGCGTTCCGCAGATAATCAAACTGTATTACCCGAAGGCGCAGCTATTCTGGATGCACCTTCAGCACCCGGCGAGGTACCTCTGCAGGGTCACGTAACCTCAAGCTATCTGAGCCCCACCCTGAAACAGCCTATTGCACTTGCCATGATCAAAAATGGTCTGTCGCGTATGGACCAAACAGTCTCTGTTGCCTTGCCCAATGGCACTTTTGCACAGGCACATATCTGCAGCCCGGTTTTCTATGATGCCCAGGGAGCACGCCAACATGTTGAATGATTCCAGACAACAAACGCCATTGGCCGGCCTGACTGGCGGCACCCGTGTTTTTGAGCTCGGTTCGCCCAGCCTGGTAGCACTGACTGAAGTACCATTTACAGAACTGGTAAATCTGCGTGGCGACCCTGAAAATGCGGATTTGACCCGTGCCGTACGAAACACAATCGGCATCACCCTCACGACCGAGCCCAACACCACTACCGAAAATGACCACTATTGTGCCATGTGGCTGTCTCCGGACGAATGGATGATCCGCCGCAAAGGGTCAGGCGTCGGCGATCTGGCGAGGCATCTGGAGATGGCCTTGCAAGGCATTTTCTGCGCCGTCACCGACCAGAGTAGCGCCTATAGCGTACTGCAGCTAAGCGGCCCCAAAGCCCGTAGTGTGCTATCCAAAGGATGCCCGCTGGACTTGCACCCCCGCGTTTTTGGCGCTGGCCAATGTGCGCAAAGCCATTATTACAAAACATCCGTCTTGCTGCGGGGTTTGGATAATGGCGCTGGCGATCGCTGGGAAATCATTGTGCGACGAAGCTTTGCCGACTATGCAGTGCGTATGCTGGTGGATGGGATGTGGGAGTATACGGAGGGGCGCAACCGCTAATCAAACCTTGTCAGGCACCACAATTGAATAAAAGATACCGTACCACGCGCAATGCCAGCGCGCTGACCAGACTATTTATGCCTCTGTAACTCTTCACGCAAGATACTATGCATTTCAAGAGCCAGCGTGCTGGTCACATGTATCGTTGAAGATAGTATGAAATAGGAGAAGGCTACTTGAGGTTCCAGCGGCTTAACTACGATGCCCATATGCTTGCAATTTTTTGCCACTAAGGGATTCACAATGCTTATACCCATCCCAAGGCCGACCATATTGCATATCGCCACTGCATAACGACACTCATAATACATCGTTCGATAGTCCTCTTCGTAAGAGCCGAACAGTGCGTCAATATTGCGTCTGGTTCCATCCCCTGAATGCAGAGAAATAAAGGACTCTCCACGAAAATCCTTTATTTTGACGGCTCGGTTCACTCGCGCCAGCGCATGATCTTTATATACGACACATACTCCCTGCAGCGTATCGATTCTCTCTGAGTTCATGCCCGGCATCTCATCAACGTAGGCTGAAATACCCACATCACAATAACTGGAAGCAACCCACTGGGCCACTGTCCCAGAATCCCCGACATATAGCGACACCCGCGTTTTGGGAAATTTCTGGGCAAATACTTTCAGCACATTCGGCATAATCGTCAGGGCTATTGAAGGAACGGCAGCAATACGCAAATGACCAGTCCCCTGCTTGCGTATATTATTTGCTGATGCCTTGATATCCTGCAGACCAACAAATGCACGCTCAACGTCACGGAAAAAAGCTCGTGCTTCTGGCGTTGGTGCCAGGCGACCGGCAATCCGCGTAAACAATGCGAATCCCGTGTGCCGTTCCAGTTGCGCTATCAATCGACTGATGTTGGGTTGCGACGTATGAAGCTCACGCGCAGCCGCTGTCATGGACCCGGTTAGAATAATAGCTCTGAAGGCTTCAACCTGTTTGAATTGCATCTCTTTGTCCTAGCGTTGACCACTTTCGAATTGGCAATATGCAGCAAAACACATTTCATTTGGAACTTTCACGGTATATCATTTTCGTATAGATTATATCGATATTGTGATTTGATTTATATTCTGGTCACATCTATAGTCCATTCAAGGCCACGAAATAATTCAGCCATCGGCCCCCAAAAGTAGCAAAAACAAATTACTTTTAGGAGAAAAGAATGAACCCTGGTTTCAACAGAAAAATCGGCATTGTGATCAGTGCAACCATCTGCACGATTATCACTTCCAACACCCCTGCTCTGGCAAAAGATCAGTTGCCGACCGTTCCTTCATACATCGCAGAAAAATCGAAACTGAATGTGGGTGTCCGTTGCGATCAGCCACCATATGGGTTCCAGGACTCTAAGGGGGACTATGCCGGTGTTGAGACTGACATGGCACGACAACTGGCACAGTGGATCTATGGCGACAGCGAAAAAATACAATTTTCATGCGTTACAGCAGAAAACCGTATACCCCAGCTGGCCGGAAAGCGCGTTGACCTGTTGATTGCAACGCTCGGCGTCACGCCTGAGCGGGCCAGGGTGATTGACTTTAGCGTCCCATATCGTTGGGGTGCCAGCGGCGTGCTCACGCGCGCGGACAGTCCAGTGATGAAAATATCTGAACTTACCGGCAAGACGGTGGCTGTACCGAAAGGATCCGTCCAAGCTAAATGGTTTGAAGATAACATGCCACAGGTCAAAACTCTGCGACTGAATACGGCAGCAGACTCATTGCAGGCATTGAAGCAAAATCGTGCCGATGCCTACGCCCACGATGCCGCGACACTCGTCGTCATTGCAGCCAACGACAAAGGCCTGCGAGTGGTTGACGACCCATATCAGCTATCAGACGCAGCCATAGGACTGCGAAAGAATGAACCTGAATGGAAATCCTATTTAGATGCAGCCGTCGAGCGCATGCGCAGTGAAAAGCTATTTAGTGAGTGGGTAAATAAATGGGTTCCGGAACAAATCCAGCCTTATTACGTTGACGTCTTTCAATCTCCACGTCCTGATCGCAAGTAATCATAGGACAAGACAATGACTTTCGATTGGGTATATCTATCGACTCAGTGGCCGGCACTGATTGACGGCCTTTGGCTGACGATCAAAGTAAGTCTGCTGGGTATTTTTTTCTCGACGATTATTGGTATCGTAGGTGCAGGAATCCGGCAATTGAAATTAAGGCCATTGGTACCGATAGTGGTCTGTTATGTAGAGATCATTCGGAACACGCCCATTCTGGTTCAGCTTTTCTTTATCTTCTACGGCCTTCCTTCCGTCGGGCTAAGTCTGTCGCTATTCTGGTCCGGCGTACTGTGCCTCTCCTTATGGGCGGGCGCCTATCAGATCGAAAATATACGCGGGGGTCTGATTACAGTTGAACAAGGCATGCAGGAAGCGGCTAGCGCGCTCAATATCCGCCCATATGGGTATTTAAGACTGATCGCGATCCCAATCGCATTCAGAAGCTGCCTGCCATCCATGTTAAATACATCCATTTCGCTGCTCAAAAACTCCTCTTACCTTCAGGCTATCGGATTTGCTGAATTAACGTTCGTTGCTGTAGACCGAATTGCAACAGACTTCAGAGCCATTGAAATGTTCGCTGCGATTGGTGCAATGTATCTGACATTGGTAGTGGTGATCAGTATTGTCGCACGACAGCTGGAACATCACTTGCAACGGCCTTTCCGGAGGTAATACATGAACGCATTACTGGAAAATTATGTATTCGTTCTGAAGGGTCTTCAACTGACCATAACGCTAGCGTTAACGACGCTGTTTTTTGCCACGATTATTTCAGGCATTCTGGGAGTCCTCTTCACGCTGAAAAATCGGCTTATCCGTCTACCCATTTATTTGTATATGGAGTTCTTCAGAGCGATCCCTCTGGTGGTGAATATATTCTGCATCTACTTTGTTTTACCACTGTTTGACCTTCAACTTAGTCCATTCTGGGCTGTGACAATCGGCCTTACCCTGTGGGGAAGCGCAAACGGAATTGAAATTGTACGAGGCGGCATCTTATCAATTGACTCACATCAATGGAAAAGTGCATGGGCACTGGGTTTGAGCACCTACGAAACATATCGGTACATTATCGTTCCTCAAGCATTAAAAGCGATTATTCCGCCATTCACCGGGCTGCTTACCCTGCTGATACAGGCAACATCCCTGGGAGCATTGGTCGGTGTGAGTGAATTTTTAAAGGTAAGTCAAATCATCGTTGAACGCAGCACCATCATGGGGGGCACAACACCTGCATTTAATGTCTACGCTTGTGTTCTGCTGGTCTACTTTGTGATTTGCTCTCTGTTGACATGGCTCAGCCGCTATTTGGAGCGTCGATTAAACAGTCCGGTCAGAATCCGGACTGATCAAGTGTAACTACAAATCTGTTTAAAAGGTATCAATTATGGATCAAGCAACACAACACGAGTCAAAAGTCAGTCGCAGACTCACCGAAGAAACAGCGCCGGAAGTATGTGATTTAATTTATCTGCCCCGACTGGCCAGTTTCAGTGCCGCGTTCCCATATCTCACCGAGGTTAACGAAGCCCATCTTCTGATGCTGCATAGCAGAAAGCTGGTTTCTGACACGATCGCTCAAAAGCTCGCGTCAGCCATCCTGCAAATGGACAGGGACGGACCAGAGCAGGTCAAGCTGGACCCACAGAGGGAAGACGCTTATTTCAACTATGAAGCTCATTTGATATCATTGACCGAACCCGACGTAGGCGGACGGCTACACACTGCCAGAAGTCGCAACGATATTCTGGCGACAATTGATCGTCTGGTAGCTCGTGACCAGGTCATCACACTCCTCGATACCCTGGCGATATTGCGCCAAACTGTGCTGGAGCAAGCTGCTAAATACGTTGAGACAGTAATGCCAGGGTATACACATCTGCAACCGGCTCAGCCGATGACGTATGGTTTTTATCTGGCCGGCATCGCACAGGCGCTTGAGCGTGACAGCAACAGATTAGTTCAGGCTTACGAGCATATCAATCTTTCGCCGCTGGGAGCAGGTGCCTTTGCCGGAACTCCATTTGAAATTGATCGTAAAGAAACCGCCAGGCTTCTCGGGTTTCCTGGCGTCATCGACAATACGCTTGATGCCGTCGCTTCACGAGACTTTATATTTGAAATCATGGCGGCCCTCACGTTGCTTGCCACCACATGGAGCAGAATCGCCCAGGACTACTTCGTCTGGAGTACCGATGAGTTTGGCCTGATCCACTTTTCCGATTCCGTGGCGGGCACATCGAGCATCATGCCGCAGAAAAAAAACCCGGTCGTATTGGAGTACCTGAAAGGTCGTGCAGGTAAGGTGCTGGGATTGTTTACCGGTGCAATGGCCTCACTCAAGGGAACGAATTTTTCTCATACGGGCGATGCAAACCGTGAAAGTATCGCGGGCTTTGCAGAAATGATTCAGGAATGCCAGTACGGGCTGGAACTACTCAATCTGGTTATTCATAATGCTGCACCACGTGAACAAGACATGCTCAATCGTGCACGTCGGAATTTTTGCTCCGCGACAGATCTGGCCGATGCCCTGGTATCAAAGGCCGATATGTCATTTCGGCAAGCACACCATGTTGTCGGCGCTGTAGTACGCGAAGCAATGGATGCTCACCACAATGCAGATGAAATCACGGCGGAAATGGTCAATCGCGCCGCGCATATGCAAACAGGAACAAGCACAATGTTGAGCATCGATACGGTTCTGACCAGCCTTGATCCACTACTCAGCGTTAAGAAACGGGAACGAGGCGGCCCCGCCCCTGCTTCGGTCAACAACACCATTGAACATGGACGGGAGATCTTGACTCGCGACCAGAAACAGAATGCATCGAGAAAAACCATGCTGTCAGAATCAAGGATGCAGCGACGTAAACAGACAACAGAACTGGCCAACTTATGAAAAATGATCACCCTGTTTTGCTCTGCGTTCGTGACATGAGCATGCGTTACGGCAAGACACAAGTGCTGAACCAGATAGACTTGGATATACACAAAGGTGAAGTTGTCGTTGTTATTGGCCCCAGCGGATCAGGCAAGAGTACTTTAGTCCGCTGCCTGAACGGCCTCGAAAACCCGTTCGAGGGCACCATCCAATTGAACGGGGCCCCGTACGACGCCAGAAACCATGAGCAATGGTCACAGTTACGGAATCAGATTGGCATGGTGTTCCAGGACTATAGCCTTTTTCCGCACCTTAATGTGTTGAAAAACATGACCCTGGCGCCCGTTTTACGAGAAAAGTATACGGAGGACGAAGCTGAACGTATTGCACTGGAGTTACTGGAGCGTGTACAACTGAGGCATAAAGCATCGTCTATGCCGGCCCAATTGTCGGGTGGGCAACAACAACGTGTCGCCATTGTACGAGCCTTGGCAATGTGCCCTGAAATAATGCTGTTTGACGAACCAACCTCTGCACTCGATCCGGAGATCGTCGGTGAAGTGCTTGCCGTCATGAAAGAACTGGTCAGCCAGGGAATGACGATGATCGTGGTAACTCACGAAATGAGTTTTGCCAGGGAAGTGGCCGATAAAGTCGTCTTTATGGATAAAGGAGAAATTCTGGAAGCTGCCAGTCCTGAACGACTATTTGACTACCCACAGCATGAACGGGTGAAAAATTTTCTCGGAAAAATCCTGCATTAGCAATGGATGCCCTTCTGGAGCCAATTAAATGAACGATATCATCAAAATTTCAGCACTCAACAAATGGTATGAACAGTTTCATGCACTAAAAAATATTTCAATGACGATAAAAAAGGGAGAACGACAGGTAATTTGTGGCCCCTCCGGTTCAGGAAAATCCACGCTGATACGTTGTATTAACGGACTGGAGCCATTTCAAAACGGCAACTTGCAGGTCAAAGGCATTGCATTGGACGACACGGAGTCACTTTATCGAATACGACAATACGTAGGGATGGTATTTCAGCATTTCAATTTGTTCCCACACCTCTCTGCATTGGAAAACTGTACCCTGGCGCAAACATGGGTCAACAAGATCGATAAGGAGACGGCGCAGGTCACGGCTCGCAAGTATCTTGAGCGCGTCGGATTGATCGACAAACAAAACGAATACCCAAGCCGGCTGTCCGGCGGACAAAAGCAACGCGTGGCGATTGCACGCGCCCTATGCATGAATCCCGCAATCATTCTTTTTGACGAACCCACTTCCGCACTTGACCCTGAAATGGTCAAAGAGGTCCTCGACACCATGGTAAATTTGGCCGAGACTGGGATCACGATGATTTGCGTCACGCACGAAATGGGGTTTGCACGAGAAGTAGCGACTAAAATCAACTTCATGAATCAGGGCGAAATAATAGTAAGCGCCGAACCGACGGCATTCTTCAACAACAGTCATCATCCGCGCCTTCAGGCTTTTTTGCACAGCACATTGCAG of the Advenella mimigardefordensis DPN7 genome contains:
- a CDS encoding sarcosine oxidase subunit alpha family protein; the protein is MTQSHRLANGGRIDRSKPLRFQFNGKAYVGYQGDTLASALLANGIHFVARSFKYHRPRGIMTAGVEEPNAIVQLEDGAYTVPNARATEVDLYDGLTASSVNARPDIEHDRFAFMQYLSRFIPAGFYYKTFMWPRRWWGKYEEHIRNAAGLGTVPTERDPDRYEKTYAHCDVLIVGAGPAGLAAAHSAAKSGARVILVDNQSEPGGSLLHTETTINGSPAAQWLAQITGELAGMPEVQVLSRATAFGYQDNNLVTVSERLTDHLPLQQRKGVRERLWKIRAAHAILATGAHERPIAFGNNDLPGILLASAISTYICRFGVLPGRQAVVFTNNDSAYQTALDLHRHGAQVTVIDARATNEANVPPSFNEAAIPILWQTVVSHANGKRHINSVTARPLSSSGNNDISTRTLACDLLAVSGGWNPVVHLYAQSGGKPSWNDGDACFVPNNKISGQTSIGACNAQFDLAATLESGVQAGREAAAALGWSAAHDISWHTESTPAERICPLWSTATGKDIARGPKQFIDFQNDVSVADIYLAVREGYRSVEHVKRYTAMGFGTDQGKLGNINGMAVLAEALGQRIPETGTTTFRPNYTPVTFGAIAGREQGDYFDPIRKSCLHEWHVARGAVFEDVGNWKRARYYPQGNETMEAAVARECLAVRNSVGLLDYSTLGKIDVRGPDAVTFLNRIYTNAWTKLEPGRCRYGLMLDENGMILDDGVNLRLADNHFLISTTTSGAAKVMSWMERWLQTEWPELQVYLTSLTDQYATATVAGPNARTVLRQVCQDIDFDNQAFPFMSFRNGTIDEINVRILRVSFSGELSYEVYMPANYGRHIWEMLMHAGEPFGIAPYGTEAMHVLRAEKGFIIVGQDTDGSATPVDMGMEGMLAKSKDFLGKRSLSRSDTAGPNRKQFVGLRSADNQTVLPEGAAILDAPSAPGEVPLQGHVTSSYLSPTLKQPIALAMIKNGLSRMDQTVSVALPNGTFAQAHICSPVFYDAQGARQHVE
- a CDS encoding sarcosine oxidase subunit gamma — protein: MLNDSRQQTPLAGLTGGTRVFELGSPSLVALTEVPFTELVNLRGDPENADLTRAVRNTIGITLTTEPNTTTENDHYCAMWLSPDEWMIRRKGSGVGDLARHLEMALQGIFCAVTDQSSAYSVLQLSGPKARSVLSKGCPLDLHPRVFGAGQCAQSHYYKTSVLLRGLDNGAGDRWEIIVRRSFADYAVRMLVDGMWEYTEGRNR
- a CDS encoding LysR substrate-binding domain-containing protein; translated protein: MQFKQVEAFRAIILTGSMTAAARELHTSQPNISRLIAQLERHTGFALFTRIAGRLAPTPEARAFFRDVERAFVGLQDIKASANNIRKQGTGHLRIAAVPSIALTIMPNVLKVFAQKFPKTRVSLYVGDSGTVAQWVASSYCDVGISAYVDEMPGMNSERIDTLQGVCVVYKDHALARVNRAVKIKDFRGESFISLHSGDGTRRNIDALFGSYEEDYRTMYYECRYAVAICNMVGLGMGISIVNPLVAKNCKHMGIVVKPLEPQVAFSYFILSSTIHVTSTLALEMHSILREELQRHK
- a CDS encoding transporter substrate-binding domain-containing protein — protein: MNPGFNRKIGIVISATICTIITSNTPALAKDQLPTVPSYIAEKSKLNVGVRCDQPPYGFQDSKGDYAGVETDMARQLAQWIYGDSEKIQFSCVTAENRIPQLAGKRVDLLIATLGVTPERARVIDFSVPYRWGASGVLTRADSPVMKISELTGKTVAVPKGSVQAKWFEDNMPQVKTLRLNTAADSLQALKQNRADAYAHDAATLVVIAANDKGLRVVDDPYQLSDAAIGLRKNEPEWKSYLDAAVERMRSEKLFSEWVNKWVPEQIQPYYVDVFQSPRPDRK
- a CDS encoding amino acid ABC transporter permease → MTFDWVYLSTQWPALIDGLWLTIKVSLLGIFFSTIIGIVGAGIRQLKLRPLVPIVVCYVEIIRNTPILVQLFFIFYGLPSVGLSLSLFWSGVLCLSLWAGAYQIENIRGGLITVEQGMQEAASALNIRPYGYLRLIAIPIAFRSCLPSMLNTSISLLKNSSYLQAIGFAELTFVAVDRIATDFRAIEMFAAIGAMYLTLVVVISIVARQLEHHLQRPFRR
- a CDS encoding amino acid ABC transporter permease; this encodes MNALLENYVFVLKGLQLTITLALTTLFFATIISGILGVLFTLKNRLIRLPIYLYMEFFRAIPLVVNIFCIYFVLPLFDLQLSPFWAVTIGLTLWGSANGIEIVRGGILSIDSHQWKSAWALGLSTYETYRYIIVPQALKAIIPPFTGLLTLLIQATSLGALVGVSEFLKVSQIIVERSTIMGGTTPAFNVYACVLLVYFVICSLLTWLSRYLERRLNSPVRIRTDQV
- the argH gene encoding argininosuccinate lyase → MDQATQHESKVSRRLTEETAPEVCDLIYLPRLASFSAAFPYLTEVNEAHLLMLHSRKLVSDTIAQKLASAILQMDRDGPEQVKLDPQREDAYFNYEAHLISLTEPDVGGRLHTARSRNDILATIDRLVARDQVITLLDTLAILRQTVLEQAAKYVETVMPGYTHLQPAQPMTYGFYLAGIAQALERDSNRLVQAYEHINLSPLGAGAFAGTPFEIDRKETARLLGFPGVIDNTLDAVASRDFIFEIMAALTLLATTWSRIAQDYFVWSTDEFGLIHFSDSVAGTSSIMPQKKNPVVLEYLKGRAGKVLGLFTGAMASLKGTNFSHTGDANRESIAGFAEMIQECQYGLELLNLVIHNAAPREQDMLNRARRNFCSATDLADALVSKADMSFRQAHHVVGAVVREAMDAHHNADEITAEMVNRAAHMQTGTSTMLSIDTVLTSLDPLLSVKKRERGGPAPASVNNTIEHGREILTRDQKQNASRKTMLSESRMQRRKQTTELANL
- a CDS encoding amino acid ABC transporter ATP-binding protein produces the protein MKNDHPVLLCVRDMSMRYGKTQVLNQIDLDIHKGEVVVVIGPSGSGKSTLVRCLNGLENPFEGTIQLNGAPYDARNHEQWSQLRNQIGMVFQDYSLFPHLNVLKNMTLAPVLREKYTEDEAERIALELLERVQLRHKASSMPAQLSGGQQQRVAIVRALAMCPEIMLFDEPTSALDPEIVGEVLAVMKELVSQGMTMIVVTHEMSFAREVADKVVFMDKGEILEAASPERLFDYPQHERVKNFLGKILH
- a CDS encoding amino acid ABC transporter ATP-binding protein; the protein is MNDIIKISALNKWYEQFHALKNISMTIKKGERQVICGPSGSGKSTLIRCINGLEPFQNGNLQVKGIALDDTESLYRIRQYVGMVFQHFNLFPHLSALENCTLAQTWVNKIDKETAQVTARKYLERVGLIDKQNEYPSRLSGGQKQRVAIARALCMNPAIILFDEPTSALDPEMVKEVLDTMVNLAETGITMICVTHEMGFAREVATKINFMNQGEIIVSAEPTAFFNNSHHPRLQAFLHSTLQ